The DNA segment CCTGAGAAACAGTTGTTTCTAAGAAGCAGTAGCTCACTGAACTTCACTATGGCACAAGCTAAGACTGAATATTGAATTACCTCCTTGAATTCCATGGATACTGTGTGTAGTGCAAGCGTGTATCCATGCCTGTATGCATAATTGAATGCTTGTCTATGCATACTTCAGTTGTGGAATATGTATGGGTAGTGTACAGGATAtaggagagagaaagtaaacgAGAGTGTTTGTGCACATGTATGAGGTGTGCACCTCATGGAGGGATGAAAGGACAggactttacattttttaatgcacTTCATTTTTTTAGGTTTACACATAGTTGTACATGAGATGTTGCCAGCATGTGTGTTAGATTGGTATTTGTTGAGTAAGCGGTTGTCATTATGACCTGTTCCTCatgcaatataaataaatggtaaataaatgaattcttcatCTTTATAGGTTATCACAAAATTTCTGGAACATTTTCCTGAAAtgcttttgtaaatgtttgcaaaaataaatatgcacttCATTAAATGGAATCTTTTATAGCTTTATTTCACATCAGTCTCCCTCATGCTATGACTCAAAGCACACTCCTTGATTTTGCTGTCATGTATTTAAACACTCAGGATAAACTCAACTTCCCATGTAGATTGACTCTATAAATGATGTGAAGTCCAACTAGCACTGTAAATGAGTTTGACACTAGCAGTAGTTTCCACCATGCCCTCGCATAATTATTACAAATCCTACTGCTAGAGCACAAATCATTAATGTCTCATAAAAGTCTTGGTGGCTTTCAGAATGTcaaacaattttcttgcaaatccTTCATAATGAGCACGTTCCACAACGCTGTCAAATAATGATCAGGATTTGCTAAGCAATGCTTTCACTTTTGTCAGGTTGTGCTTCTCCGCTTTCTCCAGGAAATCCAGCCATTGAGAATCTTGCTCACAAGTCAAATATGAATTCCTACAAGTACAACAAATATGATAATAACTTTTATATTACATGAAAGGTAGATTagcaataaaaacacatttttttgagGAGTTAAGATATATAATAAGTTTATGTGTAAGCAACATATATTTGCTAACTAATGAATTCTATCCTCAAGGAATTATTTCTGCAGACAGTGACATAATGTAAAATACTGTAAAATGTGTCAAATATCTCGCATTTCCTTAAAATTCTATTACtctcttcaaataaaattttatgatttACCTTAAAAATGTTAGCGTGTTTTCAATGGTCTCTGATAAAGCagttgcctgaaaaaaaaaaaaaaaacatgaaaaagtcaTCCaggcatttctttttaaagtaaaactcTCTTTCATGTCAGAAACCACAAACACAGATCACACAAATCCCAATTTTCAACtatttgtataaaatataaaaatattcttttgacacacacacacacaaaaatcaaagcatGATGAAGCATGCAAACACAATTATACTGTTGTTTTCACTTTAGCCACTATTTTAATCAAAGAATATGTGCAtaaattctctttttaaaacTATCGGGTCTGCATCCATTTCCATATTATCTCAACTTTCCTCTCCCCCCAACAATATATCCATCAAGCTACTGTTAACTTTCATTTCTGAAAACAGACCTGCACAGGGCCTTGATATGGAGAAAAGcagcatttcaaacaaaataacaggTCATATATCACCTTTGCTTACATATTTGTCTTTCACTctataaacacatgcatgcgGTCAaagacacacaggacacacaacTCTCTTCCCACAACATTGTGActgtttcttaaaaattatCAGGCAACAATCAATCCCAGTTACTCTGCTACCAATAAGTGTTTATCTTACCATGTTTCCAACAGTAACACGATCTATAGGAGGATAAAGGCTGGACAAAAGATTATCCACAGCAGGACTCAACCGTTCAGCCAGCTCGGATAAGTCATCCAGCTGTGCCACTTGTTCATCTGTTTCGCACTTTCCATGGCCCTGTATAGCCtctcttgtttttttcaatAGTGAACGGATAGTTTTTACTAGACCACTAGAGGGTCCAACAagttctttgtcttcttcagaCCAGGTGTCGATGTTGCTTCTAGGATTACCCTCCTCTGCAAGAATTTCATCCAGATCCTCACATTGACCATCATTATTCACCATCTGTATGGAAAaggtataaaattaaaaacaaagttcacaGTTGCTAATAATTACCCATAGAGTacggtgtgtgtgcatgtgcacatctGCCTTTGTCCCCTCCATACTAGTAAGACTTGTAATATATTTAAGCTTTAAATGTACCTCTTCAACTTCATCCAATGCATCTTTCACCAAATCGGCTGCTTGTTTCAGTGTCAACAGGCATGCTTCACAGTTGTCTAGACATGTAATACAAAACACGAATTTAGGAGACAAAGGAAACCATATGAAAAGTTACAAACACTAATGCGACTACTTTATGGAAGATAGCCCTAAAATCCTATGTAAGTCAATGCAGTAAAATGTGTTAATGCTTTTACTGCCAAAGACCAAAAAGTGTGTACATGCAAAAGGCAATATAACCTTGCTTACACCTCAACACAGTTGAGCTAATAATGTACCCATTATGCCCACTAAGAGTAAAATCAACCTGATTCACTACAGCTACATGCCTAGTTGCTGGGAGGTTTCAGATACAAGAACACATTTATATAAATTGTACTTCAGTTTAAATGATGCTAAATATAAAAAGGGTTACTGAACACACaacaaatgttacaaatattttcatgaactttttgtatttaaaaaaaaaagttgtctttaGACACAGTGGTATATAAtgcagacaaattaaaaaaaaggtttttccccttttaaggcaacatttttaaatgaatctCACTTTTAGGGAGGGAAGCAAAATTGTCTGCAACCTCCCATACTTGTCCTGTAGTCTGCCTTCTGTTACTAGCTCTgtaaaacatgcacacaataaaggactatgaaatattttcagtacaataaaaaatgtttatataccAAAGCACTGTCTCTCAATATCCTCTTCTACTACTTAACATAAGATACAGCAATCAAATCTGTTTGCCAAACAGACCATTCAGGATGATTTTGAGATAACTCTGTAACGatgaaaaatatagtttaaagtagcctctatatatatataacttttatggccagctgttaaaataataaagaaaaatgtatgtcaatatttctattttgtgaAAGACTGCCGCTTGCATTTGATCTTAGGTAAGCAGCACAACTGATAATTTgcaaaatacagtggaacctctgTTAATgaccacaatccgttctggaaagttgttcgttatccgaaacaatttttcccataagaaataaaggaaatagatttaactggttcccagcccctgttgacttgctaatatttgaaagttacaggctatataggtatttttgTTAATGAGAACAGTTTATAACTTATATACAATtgataaatggagttaaataaacataaaaacattaacaaaagcatttaaacataagaaagcTTGCCATTTTGACGgcatgggtggatggaggtgtagGGAGGAAGGGGTGAAATTACTGCTTGGGTTCCCCCTCCATGAGTACTGTGGCATTACAAAAttgggggtgacttcccttttctgtcgctttgaggttgaaggaaaaaacttgtccagtgtctgctgcttctgccttttttgtaacactttCGGTTATatgacatcacattatcattgaacatgtttaggctacTATTGCCTATCGTACTGTTAGGGAGAGAGACTTTTCTACAAGCAATTGCAATGCTGCTACttcgcacacatttctttaatcacaaaaatcactacaTAAGAAAGACAACGAatgaccgatcgtaactgtgtctcgatcGCAAATGATGGTGtctgacatgctggtcggtcacgtgtgggtgacttggctgtttgttatccgaagttttgtttgttatctgGTGCagatttttaacgaaatttttgtttgttatccgaaatgtttGCTATCGGAGGCATttgttaaccgaggttccactgtgcAACTCAGGACAATTCTAAGAGTAATTAAAATCTTGCATACTTGCAATAAGAATAAACCACTCACACAGGATTGACTTGTGCAAGACTGGAAACTAATCCTATAATATTTTGCAGAACTTCCAACACTGCTGATTTCAGCTGCTTTCTTAGGTTTACCCCTGCAATGGATAAAAGACATTATCAAGAAGAGATAAATTCTCAATAACTAAAATTTAAACCTTAATGATTAGgagcaaataaaaatgaaaatgtctatAATTTCTTTTACTATTGCATAGATAATGTAACAGGCTTTTAATCTTGATTTGTATTCAAGAAACACATGTAAAGTGCATTATTGTTGGTACCTTGTGATTTGGGGAGGGAATAAAAAGCTGACACTAAGGCCAGAACAGATTTTTCTAGGCTTGCAACCATTGCCACACAttgctgtggaaaaaaaaaacaaataaaatgaatactCAAAATTCTACATAAATTGATTCTAGATCTTTATTAATAACCTTTCCCTGGATATTATACAAcactttacatattttaagTAATAAGCAGAAGTAAACAGATGtacaaaatttaaaggaaaagatcTATAagactgcatttttttgtttgcaaatggCAAGGTTCCAGATTGAGAAAAGTACTAAATACCATTTTCTACAGAAATGACCCATTATTCGCTCAGAACTGTGAAAATAATGTATTGTAATTAGCTCAGTTGCACATTCACTTCTAAAAT comes from the Pomacea canaliculata isolate SZHN2017 linkage group LG12, ASM307304v1, whole genome shotgun sequence genome and includes:
- the LOC112576569 gene encoding cyclin-D1-binding protein 1 homolog; the protein is MAEAASHLNILKDLETNLRLVVDQIKDGESESQRSTFSSEAYWNYLGVLFKTLSLEATKFSVAYCESPFPTREQCVAMVASLEKSVLALVSAFYSLPKSQGVNLRKQLKSAVLEVLQNIIGLVSSLAQVNPVASNRRQTTGQVWEVADNFASLPKNNCEACLLTLKQAADLVKDALDEVEEMVNNDGQCEDLDEILAEEGNPRSNIDTWSEEDKELVGPSSGLVKTIRSLLKKTREAIQGHGKCETDEQVAQLDDLSELAERLSPAVDNLLSSLYPPIDRVTVGNMATALSETIENTLTFLRNSYLTCEQDSQWLDFLEKAEKHNLTKVKALLSKS